One window from the genome of Pseudomonas sp. L5B5 encodes:
- a CDS encoding motility associated factor glycosyltransferase family protein: MSDSFEHNAAVMEKRWPALLARVRTEDSGSLSAQLVEGLGATLEIAGIQLTSRHDRTREARLQADSLPEEPVLHVYGCGLGDLQQALLARPGLQRLYVHILNGALFKLVLQLLEQDAWLADPRVELLYASDLREIQLPFFALPAELVLADDDSAKIRDRLISETHLAFNNRLFSADSTAIGERLAAVEPWVAIDHDVAELFDTCTGREVFVVATGPSLEQHFSALHTVAAGTDRPLLICVDTAYLPLRRHGIRPDLVVSIDQRISTRHLPAQDSEGTTLVYMPLADPQVLEGWQGSRYVGYSASPVFQALRQRLPRAQLHAGGSVIHPAVDLAVRMGGKRITLFGADFAFPGSRTHAGWQDGDLGPQAGVARHWVLDGHGQRVKTQLNFRSYLCELERYIASRPEIAFFNTSRSGAMIAGTAFHADFVQ; the protein is encoded by the coding sequence ATGAGCGACAGCTTTGAACACAACGCGGCGGTGATGGAAAAACGCTGGCCGGCGCTGCTGGCGCGGGTGCGGACTGAGGACAGTGGCTCGTTGTCGGCGCAGTTGGTGGAGGGGCTGGGGGCGACCCTGGAGATCGCCGGCATCCAGCTCACCAGTCGTCATGACCGTACCCGCGAAGCCCGGCTGCAGGCGGACAGCCTGCCCGAGGAGCCGGTCCTGCATGTGTATGGCTGCGGCCTGGGTGACCTGCAGCAGGCGTTGCTGGCCCGGCCGGGGTTGCAGCGCCTGTATGTGCACATCCTCAATGGGGCCTTGTTCAAGCTGGTCCTGCAGTTGCTGGAGCAGGATGCCTGGTTGGCCGATCCGCGGGTGGAGCTGTTGTATGCCAGCGACCTGCGGGAAATCCAGCTGCCGTTCTTTGCCCTGCCGGCCGAGCTGGTACTGGCGGACGATGACAGCGCGAAGATTCGGGACCGATTGATCAGCGAGACTCACCTGGCATTCAACAATCGCCTGTTCAGCGCTGATTCGACGGCTATCGGTGAGCGCCTGGCGGCTGTCGAGCCGTGGGTGGCGATCGATCACGACGTGGCCGAGCTGTTCGATACCTGCACCGGCCGGGAGGTTTTCGTCGTGGCCACCGGGCCGAGCCTGGAGCAGCACTTCAGTGCGTTGCATACAGTGGCTGCCGGGACGGACAGGCCGTTGCTGATCTGTGTCGACACGGCGTACCTGCCGCTGCGTCGGCACGGTATCCGACCGGACCTGGTGGTCAGCATCGATCAGCGTATCTCTACCCGGCATCTGCCGGCCCAGGACAGCGAAGGCACGACGCTGGTCTACATGCCTCTGGCCGATCCGCAAGTGCTCGAGGGCTGGCAAGGTTCGCGTTATGTGGGCTATTCCGCGAGCCCGGTATTCCAGGCCTTGCGCCAGCGTCTACCCCGGGCGCAGTTGCATGCCGGAGGCAGCGTGATTCATCCGGCCGTGGACCTGGCGGTGAGAATGGGCGGTAAACGTATCACGCTGTTCGGTGCGGACTTCGCCTTCCCGGGAAGCCGTACTCATGCCGGATGGCAAGACGGCGACCTGGGGCCGCAAGCCGGTGTCGCCAGGCACTGGGTGCTGGACGGGCATGGGCAGCGGGTCAAGACCCAGCTCAACTTCCGCAGCTACCTGTGCGAGCTGGAGCGCTACATCGCCAGCCGGCCCGAGATTGCCTTCTTCAATACCAGTCGCAGTGGCGCGATGATCGCCGGTACGGCCTTCCATGCGGATTTTGTCCAATGA
- the pseI gene encoding pseudaminic acid synthase, which yields MTSFKIGSRPVGAGAAPLIIAEMSGNHNQSLDVALRIVEAAARAGAHALKLQTYTADTMTLDLDQGEFFIKDPDSLWAGSSLYELYRKAHTPWEWHEPIFARARELGMLAFSTPFDESAVDFLEGLGVPAYKIASFENTDLPLIRRVAATGKPLIISTGMASIAELDASVRAAREAGCRDLVLLKCTSTYPASPANSNLLTIPHLRELFGCEVGLSDHSMGVGVSVAAVALGATVIEKHFTLDRAAGGVDASFSLEPEELASLVVETERAWQAMGQVRYGATEAEGKSLVYRRSLYVTRDMQAGEVFSADNVRAIRPGLGLAPKHYDALLGRRARQAIKRGTALAWALVE from the coding sequence ATGACTAGCTTCAAGATCGGTTCGCGCCCCGTGGGTGCTGGCGCCGCGCCGTTGATCATCGCCGAGATGAGCGGGAACCATAACCAGTCACTGGATGTGGCGCTGCGCATTGTCGAGGCGGCGGCCAGGGCTGGGGCCCATGCGCTGAAATTGCAGACCTATACCGCCGACACCATGACGCTGGACCTGGACCAGGGCGAGTTCTTCATCAAGGACCCGGACAGCCTGTGGGCGGGCTCCTCGTTATACGAGCTGTATCGCAAGGCCCATACGCCGTGGGAATGGCATGAACCGATCTTCGCCCGGGCTCGGGAGCTGGGCATGCTGGCGTTCTCCACGCCCTTTGATGAAAGCGCGGTGGATTTCCTGGAGGGGCTGGGTGTCCCGGCCTACAAGATCGCCAGTTTCGAAAACACTGACCTGCCGTTGATCCGCCGGGTGGCGGCCACGGGCAAGCCACTGATCATTTCTACCGGCATGGCCAGCATCGCCGAGCTGGACGCGAGCGTGCGTGCGGCTCGCGAGGCCGGTTGCCGCGACCTGGTGCTGCTCAAGTGCACCAGCACCTATCCGGCTTCGCCGGCCAACAGCAACCTGCTGACCATTCCCCACCTGCGGGAGCTGTTCGGCTGTGAAGTGGGGCTGTCCGACCACAGCATGGGGGTTGGGGTCTCGGTGGCGGCGGTGGCCCTGGGTGCAACGGTGATCGAGAAACACTTCACCCTGGATCGGGCGGCGGGTGGAGTCGACGCCAGTTTCTCCCTGGAACCTGAGGAACTGGCCAGCCTGGTAGTGGAAACCGAGCGAGCCTGGCAGGCCATGGGGCAGGTGCGTTACGGCGCCACCGAGGCCGAGGGCAAGTCCCTGGTCTATCGGCGCTCGTTGTATGTCACCCGGGACATGCAGGCGGGGGAGGTGTTCAGTGCCGATAACGTGCGGGCCATTCGTCCCGGGCTCGGGCTGGCCCCCAAGCACTATGACGCGCTGCTCGGTCGCCGTGCCCGCCAGGCAATCAAGCGTGGAACCGCGCTGGCTTGGGCGTTGGTCGAATAG
- the pseG gene encoding UDP-2,4-diacetamido-2,4,6-trideoxy-beta-L-altropyranose hydrolase, with product MRVLIRADASPAIGSGHVARCLTLARVLRRQGAEVAFACRDLPGHRLATLQAEGFATFQLPGLYPGEQPEAGIETLLPWQADIAALGEALGTCPGFDWVLVDHYALDHRWQAAARLWAPRIAAIDDLANRRHAADLLLDQNCSGTAQAYDGLHDPACRTLFGPRFALLREEFRRPAITIRPRALRVLVNFGGFDAAGQTYKAMQALADMQALQVDFVAGSANPDWQAMQALSAGKENWRLHSYVENFAELMASADVCLGAGGGTSWERAVLGLPTLCITVAGNQELNARLLAEAGCHLYLGPCARVSVQQIRQALALLLDNPGLRHSLAAHGRQRVDGLGVERVAAALFTPVLRLRPATLDDARLLFDGRQAESVRRWSRQPEALDWPAHVRWLQACLADPERRLLIAELADGPVGVLRYDREGLEVEVSVYLFAARFGLGWGRALLERGEAWLAQYWPEVERLRAHVMAENQVSLALFRRAGYQQSTCEFTRVLKEHLDD from the coding sequence GTGAGGGTGTTGATCCGCGCGGACGCTTCACCGGCCATCGGCAGTGGGCATGTGGCTCGTTGCCTGACCCTGGCCCGGGTGTTGCGTCGGCAGGGGGCCGAGGTGGCGTTCGCTTGTCGCGATCTGCCTGGTCACCGCCTGGCAACCCTGCAGGCCGAGGGATTTGCCACGTTCCAATTGCCTGGCCTCTATCCAGGGGAGCAGCCGGAGGCTGGCATAGAGACGTTGTTGCCTTGGCAGGCGGATATCGCGGCCCTGGGAGAGGCATTGGGCACTTGCCCGGGCTTCGACTGGGTGCTGGTGGATCACTATGCGCTCGATCATCGCTGGCAGGCGGCAGCGCGCCTCTGGGCGCCGCGCATAGCCGCGATCGACGATCTGGCCAATCGTCGGCATGCCGCGGACCTGTTGCTGGATCAGAACTGCAGTGGAACTGCCCAAGCCTATGACGGTTTGCATGATCCGGCTTGCCGGACCTTGTTCGGTCCGCGTTTCGCCCTGTTGCGCGAAGAGTTTCGCCGGCCGGCCATCACCATTCGTCCCCGAGCACTGCGGGTACTGGTGAACTTCGGTGGTTTCGATGCCGCCGGCCAGACCTACAAGGCCATGCAAGCCTTGGCCGACATGCAGGCGTTGCAGGTGGATTTCGTCGCCGGCAGCGCCAATCCCGATTGGCAAGCCATGCAGGCGCTGAGCGCCGGCAAGGAGAACTGGCGCCTGCACAGTTACGTGGAGAATTTCGCTGAACTGATGGCCAGTGCCGACGTGTGCTTGGGGGCGGGCGGTGGCACCAGTTGGGAGCGCGCCGTGCTTGGCCTGCCGACGCTCTGCATCACGGTGGCTGGCAACCAGGAGCTCAACGCCCGGTTGCTGGCAGAGGCGGGGTGCCACCTGTACCTGGGGCCGTGCGCGCGTGTGAGTGTCCAGCAGATACGCCAGGCCCTGGCACTGTTGCTGGACAATCCGGGGCTGCGCCATAGCCTGGCGGCCCATGGGCGCCAGCGGGTGGATGGGCTGGGTGTGGAACGGGTGGCCGCAGCGCTGTTCACTCCTGTGCTGCGCCTGCGGCCAGCGACCCTTGATGATGCTCGCTTGTTGTTCGATGGGCGCCAGGCCGAATCGGTCAGGCGCTGGTCCCGGCAGCCCGAGGCGCTGGATTGGCCAGCGCATGTACGGTGGTTGCAAGCTTGCCTGGCCGACCCCGAGCGCCGGTTATTGATCGCCGAGCTGGCCGATGGGCCGGTGGGCGTGCTGCGCTACGACCGCGAAGGCCTTGAGGTGGAAGTCTCGGTCTATCTGTTCGCCGCACGCTTTGGCCTGGGGTGGGGGCGGGCCTTGCTCGAGCGCGGCGAGGCCTGGCTGGCGCAGTACTGGCCCGAGGTGGAGCGCCTGCGGGCCCATGTCATGGCAGAAAATCAGGTTTCGCTGGCGCTGTTTCGCCGGGCTGGTTATCAGCAGAGCACTTGCGAATTCACCCGTGTACTGAAGGAACACCTGGATGACTAG
- a CDS encoding ketoacyl-ACP synthase III, with protein MIGIKSIASYVPVAGLDNYAQGAKFGKDEEFILGKIGSTFLPRKEAAQETSDLCVEAVNALFVANPELKRESIDALIVVTQNGDEEGLPHTAAIVQDKLGLSTSVAAFDISLGCSGYVYGIYAIKGFMEAAGLKNGLLVTADPYSKIVDPEDRNTTMLFGDAATATWLGEGATWQLGKAKFGTDGSGAPHLKVSDGVFFMNGRQVFNFALLKVPAHLHELLEESNLVPEDIDAFCIHQGSAAIVDAVARRFEGDPDKFVKDMVETGNTVSSSIPLLLEKHMFDSTWNRVALSGFGVGLSWGSAIIYRP; from the coding sequence ATGATTGGCATAAAAAGCATTGCGAGCTACGTGCCTGTAGCCGGCCTGGACAATTACGCACAAGGTGCAAAATTCGGCAAGGATGAAGAGTTCATCCTGGGCAAGATCGGTTCGACCTTCCTGCCGCGCAAGGAGGCTGCACAAGAGACCTCCGATCTGTGTGTCGAAGCTGTCAATGCGTTGTTCGTCGCCAACCCCGAGCTCAAGCGCGAGTCCATTGACGCGCTGATCGTGGTGACCCAGAACGGTGACGAGGAAGGTTTGCCCCACACGGCGGCGATTGTCCAGGACAAGCTGGGCCTGTCGACCAGCGTGGCAGCGTTCGATATTTCCCTGGGCTGCTCCGGTTATGTGTATGGCATCTACGCCATCAAGGGTTTCATGGAGGCCGCTGGCCTGAAGAACGGTCTGTTGGTGACCGCCGATCCCTACTCGAAGATCGTCGATCCCGAGGACCGCAACACCACCATGCTGTTCGGCGATGCCGCCACGGCCACCTGGCTGGGCGAGGGGGCGACCTGGCAGCTGGGCAAGGCCAAGTTCGGCACCGACGGTTCCGGCGCTCCACACCTGAAGGTCAGTGATGGCGTGTTCTTCATGAATGGCCGCCAGGTCTTCAATTTTGCCCTGCTCAAGGTCCCGGCCCACCTGCACGAGTTGCTGGAGGAGTCGAACCTGGTGCCCGAGGACATCGATGCCTTCTGCATCCACCAGGGCAGTGCGGCGATCGTCGATGCCGTGGCCCGGCGTTTCGAGGGTGATCCGGACAAGTTCGTCAAGGACATGGTGGAGACCGGCAACACGGTTTCGTCGAGCATTCCACTGCTGCTGGAAAAGCACATGTTCGATTCCACCTGGAATCGCGTGGCCCTGAGTGGCTTCGGCGTTGGCCTGTCCTGGGGGTCGGCGATCATCTATCGTCCCTGA
- a CDS encoding flagellar protein FlaG, which yields MDMSMKLNLSYPVAKSATPVVDKPVEKPRESVSAVPAVSETTVATQESRKEARTEQEKLKMAVQEIEKFVQSVKRNLEFSIDEPSGKVVVKVIASDSGEVVRQIPNEEVLKLANSLNDASSLLFSAKV from the coding sequence ATGGACATGAGCATGAAGCTGAACTTGTCTTATCCTGTGGCCAAGTCCGCGACTCCGGTTGTCGATAAGCCTGTGGAGAAGCCTCGAGAGTCTGTTTCCGCCGTTCCTGCGGTTTCTGAGACGACTGTAGCTACGCAGGAAAGCAGGAAAGAGGCTCGTACCGAGCAGGAAAAACTGAAGATGGCCGTGCAGGAAATCGAAAAGTTTGTCCAGTCGGTCAAGCGTAACCTGGAGTTCTCCATCGATGAGCCCTCCGGCAAAGTTGTAGTCAAGGTCATTGCCAGCGATTCGGGTGAGGTGGTTCGTCAGATCCCCAACGAAGAAGTACTGAAGCTGGCCAATAGCTTGAACGACGCCAGCAGCCTGCTGTTCAGCGCCAAGGTCTGA
- a CDS encoding flagellin domain-containing protein — translation MALTVNTNVTSLNVQKNLNRASDALSTSMTRLSSGLKINSAKDDAAGLQIATRMTSQIRGQTMAIKNANDGISIAQTAEGAMQESTNILQRMRELAVQSRNDSNGTQDRVALNKEFAQMSDELTRIAKSTNLNGKNLIDGSAGTMTFQVGSNTGATNQITITLDSGFDATTLGVSSGTINITGNDTTTAETNTKAAMIAIDAALSKINSSRADLGAAQNRLTSTISNLQNINENASAALGRVQDTDFAAETAQLTKQQTLQQASTAVLAQANQLPSAVLKLLQ, via the coding sequence ATGGCTTTAACAGTAAACACCAACGTTACGTCGCTGAACGTTCAAAAGAACCTGAACCGTGCCTCCGACGCTCTGTCGACTTCGATGACTCGCCTGTCTTCCGGCCTGAAGATCAACAGCGCTAAAGACGACGCCGCCGGCCTGCAGATCGCTACCCGCATGACTTCGCAGATCCGTGGCCAGACCATGGCGATCAAGAACGCCAACGACGGTATCTCCATCGCCCAGACCGCTGAAGGCGCGATGCAAGAATCCACCAACATCCTGCAGCGTATGCGTGAACTGGCCGTCCAGTCGCGAAACGACTCCAACGGTACTCAAGACCGCGTTGCTCTGAACAAAGAATTTGCTCAGATGTCGGACGAGCTGACTCGTATCGCCAAGTCGACCAACCTGAACGGCAAGAACCTGATCGACGGTTCCGCTGGCACCATGACCTTCCAGGTCGGTTCCAACACTGGCGCTACCAACCAGATCACCATCACCCTGGACAGCGGCTTCGACGCCACTACCCTGGGCGTTTCTTCCGGCACCATCAACATCACCGGTAACGACACCACCACTGCCGAGACCAACACCAAAGCTGCCATGATCGCCATCGACGCCGCTCTGTCGAAGATCAACTCCAGCCGTGCTGACCTCGGTGCCGCTCAGAACCGTCTGACCAGCACCATCTCCAACCTGCAGAACATCAACGAAAACGCCAGTGCTGCACTGGGTCGCGTACAAGATACCGACTTCGCTGCTGAAACTGCCCAGCTGACCAAGCAGCAGACTCTGCAACAAGCTTCGACCGCAGTTCTGGCCCAGGCCAACCAACTGCCATCCGCTGTACTGAAGCTGCTTCAGTAA
- the pseC gene encoding UDP-4-amino-4,6-dideoxy-N-acetyl-beta-L-altrosamine transaminase, with product MSPYRIPYGCQSIDQADIDAVVAVLKSPWLTQGPTIERFERALAEHCQAEHAVAVCNATAALHIACVAAGLGPGDWLWTSPNTFVASANCGRYCGAQVDFVDIDPRTWNMDAQRLADKLEAAERSGTLPKVVVVVAFAGQSADLQAIARLSQRYGFVLIEDAAHAVGASYMGRPVGCGAYAAMTIFSFHPVKIITSAEGGMVLTNRQDFAERLRRLRSHGITSDPAVMQVPDKGLWYYQQMELGFNYRMTDLQAALGLSQVARLEPFVARRRELAARYQQLLAGLPLTLPVAQDGAESAWHLYVVRLDLSRISLTQAQVFEALRAQGLGVNLHYIPVHLQPYYQEQGFAEGDFPEAERYFLEALSLPLFPELSDEMQDEVVEHLRRILD from the coding sequence ATGAGCCCGTACCGGATTCCCTACGGGTGCCAGAGCATCGACCAGGCTGATATCGATGCGGTGGTGGCGGTGCTCAAGTCGCCCTGGCTGACCCAGGGGCCGACCATCGAGCGCTTCGAGCGGGCGCTGGCCGAGCATTGCCAGGCCGAACATGCCGTCGCGGTGTGCAATGCCACGGCGGCGTTGCACATTGCTTGCGTGGCTGCCGGCCTGGGGCCGGGCGACTGGCTGTGGACGAGTCCCAATACCTTCGTCGCGTCGGCCAACTGTGGGCGCTACTGCGGGGCCCAGGTGGATTTCGTCGATATCGATCCGCGCACCTGGAACATGGATGCCCAGCGGCTGGCAGACAAGCTTGAGGCCGCCGAGCGCAGCGGCACCCTGCCCAAGGTGGTGGTGGTCGTGGCATTTGCCGGTCAGAGCGCTGACCTGCAAGCCATCGCCAGGCTCTCGCAGCGCTACGGGTTCGTCCTGATCGAGGATGCGGCCCATGCCGTCGGGGCGTCCTATATGGGGCGCCCGGTGGGCTGCGGCGCCTATGCGGCGATGACCATCTTCAGCTTCCATCCGGTGAAGATCATCACCAGCGCCGAGGGCGGGATGGTGCTGACCAATCGCCAGGACTTCGCCGAACGCCTGCGTCGCCTGCGCAGCCATGGGATCACCAGCGACCCTGCCGTGATGCAGGTCCCGGACAAGGGCTTGTGGTACTACCAGCAGATGGAGCTGGGCTTCAACTATCGGATGACCGACCTGCAGGCAGCCCTCGGGTTATCCCAGGTGGCCAGGCTGGAGCCGTTCGTGGCCCGGCGCCGGGAACTGGCGGCACGCTACCAGCAGTTGCTGGCCGGCCTGCCGCTGACCTTGCCAGTGGCCCAGGATGGGGCCGAGTCGGCCTGGCACTTGTATGTGGTGCGCCTTGACCTGTCGCGGATCAGCCTGACCCAGGCCCAGGTCTTCGAGGCGTTGCGAGCGCAAGGGCTGGGGGTGAACCTGCACTATATTCCGGTCCACTTGCAGCCGTATTACCAGGAACAGGGTTTTGCCGAGGGGGACTTTCCCGAGGCCGAGCGCTACTTTCTGGAGGCCTTGAGCCTGCCGCTGTTTCCCGAGTTGAGCGATGAAATGCAGGACGAAGTGGTGGAGCATCTGCGGCGGATACTGGATTGA
- the fliD gene encoding flagellar filament capping protein FliD gives MASPILPGTGLGSGIDTGAIVKALVNADKSAKQGQIDRATATNSASISGIGTLQSLLSSLQSTLSVTGLGSSVNPSFTAYAATTTDAKFVTAIAGNDAVKGTYKVTVSELATSSKVASAAFAGGASSAIPSGTLNITQNGTSYPITIGANATLQSVRDAINNDTNAKSASINANIITDSFGSRLVIGSGKTGVGSDISVSGITGLAINGNQEMTKPPTATSSGSIAGLAQDAKFTVDGMALTSKSNTVTQAVSGLKITLVAKTTDPITVEVKDNTDGLKTSVQKFIESYNAVVNGISTLTKPSLDDDGKLTVPAQLTGDSLPRSILSVIRAPLSEVGAGDRLTVLSQLGITTNQKTGALDFDEKKFTAAVQDKGLGGEVQTLFSGDGTKPGLLERMSNAIKPYTQGVGTMTEGILTTRTKTLDLTKKKLADQQLALDRRIETLTAVLTKKYNDMDTLVGKLKATASNITSMFEALNAQKKG, from the coding sequence ATGGCAAGTCCAATTCTACCGGGCACCGGCCTGGGCTCCGGTATCGATACCGGTGCTATCGTCAAGGCACTGGTAAACGCTGACAAGTCTGCCAAGCAAGGTCAGATCGACCGTGCGACCGCAACCAATAGCGCGAGCATCTCCGGTATCGGCACTTTGCAGTCGTTGTTGTCATCCCTCCAGAGCACGCTCTCGGTCACCGGCCTGGGGAGCTCCGTCAATCCCTCCTTTACCGCATACGCTGCCACGACCACCGATGCCAAGTTCGTAACGGCCATTGCAGGCAACGATGCCGTGAAAGGCACGTACAAGGTTACGGTCTCCGAGCTGGCAACTTCGTCGAAGGTGGCGAGTGCGGCCTTTGCCGGAGGAGCGTCCAGCGCCATCCCGAGTGGTACGTTGAATATCACTCAAAATGGTACTAGCTACCCGATTACCATTGGTGCCAATGCGACGTTGCAATCGGTGCGCGATGCGATCAATAACGATACCAACGCGAAATCGGCCAGTATCAATGCCAACATCATCACCGACTCCTTCGGTTCGCGCCTGGTGATTGGTTCTGGGAAAACCGGTGTTGGTTCCGACATTTCCGTGAGTGGCATCACCGGGCTGGCCATCAACGGTAACCAGGAGATGACCAAGCCGCCTACCGCCACGTCTTCCGGCTCTATCGCTGGCCTGGCCCAGGATGCCAAGTTCACTGTCGATGGCATGGCGCTGACCAGCAAGAGCAACACCGTCACCCAGGCCGTTTCCGGGTTGAAAATCACCCTGGTGGCCAAGACGACCGATCCGATCACGGTGGAAGTGAAAGACAACACCGACGGCCTCAAGACCTCGGTTCAGAAGTTCATCGAGTCCTACAACGCGGTGGTCAACGGTATCAGCACCCTGACCAAGCCTTCCCTGGATGATGACGGCAAGCTGACCGTGCCAGCGCAACTGACTGGTGATTCGTTGCCGCGTTCGATCCTGTCGGTCATTCGTGCGCCCCTGTCGGAAGTTGGCGCTGGTGACCGGTTGACAGTGCTGTCTCAGTTGGGAATCACGACCAACCAGAAAACCGGTGCACTGGACTTCGATGAGAAGAAGTTCACGGCAGCGGTGCAGGACAAGGGGCTGGGTGGTGAGGTGCAGACGCTGTTCAGTGGCGATGGCACCAAGCCGGGTCTGCTGGAGCGCATGAGCAATGCCATCAAGCCTTACACCCAGGGTGTAGGCACCATGACCGAGGGGATCCTGACCACTCGCACCAAGACCCTGGACCTGACCAAGAAAAAACTGGCCGATCAGCAGTTAGCGCTGGATCGTCGGATCGAAACGCTGACGGCCGTTCTGACGAAAAAGTACAACGACATGGATACCCTGGTTGGCAAGCTGAAGGCTACCGCCAGTAACATTACCTCCATGTTCGAGGCCTTGAACGCGCAGAAGAAAGGCTGA
- the pseF gene encoding pseudaminic acid cytidylyltransferase — translation MSCVALIPARGGSKRIPRKNLKPFDGVPMIARSIAKALESGLFEQVVVSTDDPEIAELAVACGAQVPFERPASLADDFTGTAAVIVHALQALQEQGQAFEYACCIYATAPLLQQRYLRQGLELLAAHPDKAFAFSVCGFGFPVQRALTLDQDGALQALYPEFRQVRSQDLPAAYQDAGQFYWGRSRAWLQGEMLFSPRSLPVVLPRHLVQDIDTEEDWRRAEYLHAALKAGGELE, via the coding sequence GTGAGCTGCGTGGCGCTGATTCCTGCCCGGGGTGGCAGCAAGCGTATTCCGCGCAAGAATCTCAAGCCGTTCGATGGCGTGCCGATGATCGCCCGTTCCATCGCCAAGGCACTGGAATCCGGCTTGTTCGAGCAAGTGGTGGTCAGCACCGACGACCCGGAAATCGCCGAGCTGGCCGTTGCCTGTGGGGCCCAGGTGCCTTTTGAACGCCCCGCGAGCCTGGCGGATGATTTCACCGGCACCGCGGCGGTGATCGTCCACGCCCTGCAGGCGTTGCAGGAGCAAGGGCAGGCCTTCGAGTACGCGTGCTGCATCTACGCCACCGCGCCGTTGCTGCAGCAGCGCTACCTGCGCCAGGGCCTTGAGTTGCTGGCGGCGCATCCGGACAAGGCCTTCGCCTTTTCGGTCTGTGGCTTCGGTTTTCCGGTCCAGCGGGCCCTGACTCTCGACCAGGACGGGGCCTTGCAGGCGCTGTATCCCGAGTTCCGCCAGGTACGTTCCCAGGATCTGCCGGCAGCCTACCAGGATGCCGGGCAATTCTACTGGGGGCGCTCCAGGGCCTGGCTACAGGGCGAGATGCTGTTCTCGCCCCGCAGTCTGCCGGTGGTGTTGCCGCGTCACCTGGTCCAGGACATCGATACCGAGGAAGACTGGCGGCGCGCCGAGTATCTGCATGCCGCGCTCAAGGCCGGGGGAGAGCTGGAGTGA